The following are from one region of the Pseudomonas putida genome:
- a CDS encoding diguanylate cyclase, with the protein MPVEPMVFPAQSRVLHYVVLLGLTFALTLGGILARPIESLSLFWPVNAVLAGVLLRCPRQATLTGFALVWLAMVGADLLCGSAWVPALWFNLCNLGVVTTLWLLLSRLPRLHRRMRTPHGVLSVFGASAAAAIVAASMAAVVAAPWFEQSLRATWLAWFSEQFSTSVLVLPVLLTAPSARALVRGGAQAIRLAPLLVLLASLAFSIAFGGPGAIAFPIAALLWCAWNYSPFLVSLLTLTAGSTLIVAVAQNLMHFSVPQSEPGVTTLMSARLGIAMLVLGPLVVACVSQANRSLMARLAHQATIDHLTGALTRSAFTRRANALLESRQQHAQALPLTLMMLDIDHFKSINDAHGHAIGDQVLRQFAGALQDQLHDGELFARLGGEEFVVVLPGLAPDRAKFTAERLRRAVQELHVVQAEQPLQITVSIGLAGCAADMPAPTLDELLARADQALYRAKAHGRNRVEQAEPQHQVI; encoded by the coding sequence TTGCCGGTCGAGCCCATGGTTTTTCCAGCCCAATCGCGCGTGCTGCACTACGTCGTTCTGCTCGGCCTGACCTTTGCCCTCACCCTGGGCGGCATCCTGGCCCGCCCGATCGAATCCCTGTCGCTGTTCTGGCCGGTCAATGCGGTACTGGCCGGCGTGCTGCTGCGTTGCCCTCGGCAGGCCACGCTGACGGGCTTTGCCCTGGTGTGGCTGGCCATGGTCGGTGCCGACCTGCTGTGTGGCAGCGCCTGGGTACCCGCCCTGTGGTTCAACCTGTGCAACCTGGGTGTGGTGACCACCCTCTGGCTGCTGCTCTCGCGCTTGCCGCGCCTGCACCGGCGCATGCGTACCCCCCACGGCGTGCTCAGCGTCTTTGGCGCCTCTGCCGCCGCAGCGATAGTGGCGGCCAGCATGGCGGCGGTAGTGGCCGCGCCGTGGTTCGAACAGTCGTTGCGCGCCACTTGGCTAGCCTGGTTCAGCGAACAATTCTCCACCAGCGTGCTAGTGCTGCCAGTGCTGCTGACGGCGCCTTCGGCACGGGCACTGGTACGCGGTGGCGCCCAGGCCATCCGCTTGGCGCCGTTACTGGTGCTGCTGGCTTCGCTGGCGTTCAGCATAGCCTTTGGCGGCCCCGGGGCCATTGCCTTCCCGATTGCCGCGCTGCTGTGGTGCGCCTGGAACTACTCCCCGTTCCTGGTCTCGCTGCTGACACTCACCGCTGGCAGCACGCTGATCGTGGCGGTAGCGCAAAACCTCATGCATTTCAGCGTGCCGCAAAGCGAGCCCGGGGTGACCACGCTGATGTCGGCGCGCCTGGGCATCGCCATGCTGGTGCTCGGGCCGCTGGTGGTGGCCTGCGTCAGCCAGGCCAACCGCAGCCTGATGGCCCGCCTGGCGCATCAGGCCACCATCGACCACCTCACCGGCGCGCTCACCCGTAGTGCCTTCACCCGCCGCGCCAATGCGTTGCTGGAAAGCCGCCAGCAACACGCCCAGGCGTTGCCGCTTACCCTGATGATGCTGGACATCGACCACTTCAAGTCGATCAATGATGCCCATGGCCATGCGATCGGTGACCAGGTGCTGCGCCAGTTCGCCGGCGCCCTGCAGGACCAGTTGCACGATGGCGAACTGTTCGCTCGCCTGGGCGGCGAGGAGTTCGTCGTGGTCCTCCCTGGCCTGGCGCCAGATCGGGCCAAGTTCACTGCCGAACGCCTGCGCCGAGCCGTGCAGGAACTGCACGTGGTACAGGCCGAGCAGCCCCTGCAGATTACCGTCAGTATCGGCCTGGCCGGTTGCGCCGCCGACATGCCGGCCCCTACCCTCGACGAACTGCTGGCACGCGCCGACCAGGCCCTGTACCGGGCCAAGGCCCATGGCCGCAACCGCGTAGAGCAGGCCGAACCGCAACACCAGGTGATATGA
- a CDS encoding LysR substrate-binding domain-containing protein, with amino-acid sequence MALDMLREIQAFVSVAHKRSFVAAARALGRSPSAVTRAVQTLEDNAGSKLLNRNANAVTLTEAGERLLPHAERLLDVQRDAADELAALSGSAQGWIRFAVPQVLGEHVLPLVLAEFSRCHPQVTLDVQYSDGALDPLQGKFDFVVRGAFPQSSELIGYPLWDYRRHLYASPAYLAQAGTPQQPEDLEGHALILHTAPRILKAWHFCRDGQITSLRPRPRLRLDSGDAVYHSTLAGAGIARLAAWVGEAQVKAGRLVRVCPQYRLTSSNGQDPQMHAVYPAGELPARVRDLLAALRRAGMAYCNPP; translated from the coding sequence ATGGCGTTGGACATGCTGCGAGAAATCCAGGCGTTCGTCAGCGTGGCGCACAAGCGCAGCTTCGTTGCCGCCGCCCGCGCGCTGGGGCGCTCGCCCAGCGCCGTCACCCGTGCGGTACAAACCCTGGAAGACAATGCCGGGAGCAAACTGCTCAACCGCAACGCCAACGCCGTGACCCTTACCGAAGCTGGCGAGCGCCTGCTGCCCCACGCCGAACGCTTGCTGGATGTGCAACGTGATGCCGCCGACGAACTGGCCGCGCTCAGCGGCAGTGCGCAAGGCTGGATCCGCTTCGCCGTGCCGCAGGTGCTGGGTGAACATGTACTGCCCTTGGTGCTTGCCGAGTTTTCCCGATGCCACCCCCAGGTAACCCTGGACGTGCAGTACAGCGACGGCGCCCTGGACCCGCTGCAAGGCAAATTCGATTTCGTCGTGCGCGGTGCCTTCCCGCAGTCCAGCGAGCTGATCGGCTACCCACTATGGGATTACCGGCGCCACCTGTATGCAAGCCCTGCATACCTGGCCCAGGCCGGCACGCCACAACAACCCGAAGACCTCGAAGGCCATGCACTGATCCTGCACACCGCCCCGCGCATCCTCAAGGCCTGGCATTTTTGCCGTGACGGCCAGATCACCAGCCTGCGCCCGAGGCCCAGGTTGCGCCTGGACTCAGGCGACGCGGTGTACCACAGCACCCTGGCCGGTGCCGGCATTGCCCGCCTGGCCGCCTGGGTTGGCGAAGCGCAGGTCAAGGCCGGGCGGCTGGTGCGGGTATGCCCGCAATACCGACTGACCTCCAGCAACGGCCAGGACCCGCAAATGCATGCGGTGTACCCCGCCGGCGAACTGCCGGCACGGGTGCGCGACCTGCTGGCGGCCCTGCGCCGCGCCGGCATGGCCTACTGCAACCCACCCTGA
- a CDS encoding cysteine hydrolase family protein yields the protein MTAFATNAALLLIDLQVGIHHPRLGRRNNPEAELRIGDLLAAWRQSGRPVVHVRHLSRSVDSVFWPGQSGCEFQPAFTPLASETVFDKQVPDAFANSGLERWLHARGINQLVIAGVITNNSVECSARSAGNLGFDVVVVEDACFTFDQHDLQGRLWPAEDVHALSLSNLALDYARILRTEQVLAGVALQVSR from the coding sequence ATGACTGCTTTCGCGACCAACGCTGCCTTGTTGCTGATCGACCTTCAGGTTGGCATTCATCACCCGCGCCTGGGCCGGCGCAACAACCCTGAGGCCGAACTGCGTATAGGCGATCTGCTGGCTGCGTGGCGTCAGTCAGGACGCCCGGTGGTCCATGTGCGCCACCTGTCCCGCTCGGTGGACTCGGTGTTCTGGCCGGGCCAGTCCGGTTGCGAATTCCAGCCCGCGTTCACCCCGCTGGCCAGCGAAACCGTGTTCGACAAGCAGGTGCCCGATGCCTTCGCCAACTCCGGCCTGGAGCGCTGGCTGCATGCACGCGGCATCAACCAACTGGTGATCGCCGGGGTTATTACCAACAATTCCGTGGAATGCAGCGCACGCTCGGCGGGCAATCTCGGTTTCGATGTGGTGGTGGTGGAAGATGCCTGCTTCACCTTTGACCAGCACGACCTGCAAGGCCGGCTTTGGCCTGCGGAGGATGTACATGCGCTGTCGTTGAGCAACCTGGCCCTGGATTACGCGCGCATCCTGCGCACCGAGCAGGTACTGGCCGGCGTCGCGCTTCAGGTCAGCCGCTGA
- a CDS encoding Bax inhibitor-1/YccA family protein: protein MREQDYAVHHGQQVEQQEISKVLRNTYSLLALTLAFSGVMAFVAQQMRVGYPNVFVVLIGFYGLFFLTNKLRDSAWGLVSTFALTGFMGFILGPILNRYLGMAGGAEVVSSAFAMTALVFGGLSAYVLITRKDMSFLSGFITAGFFVLLGAVVASFFFQISGLQLAISAGFVLFSSVCILFQTSAIIHGGERNYIMATISLYVSIYNLFVSLLQLFGIMGRDD from the coding sequence ATGCGCGAACAGGATTACGCCGTACACCACGGCCAGCAGGTCGAGCAGCAGGAGATCAGCAAGGTCCTGCGCAACACGTACAGCCTGCTGGCACTTACCCTTGCCTTCAGCGGTGTCATGGCCTTCGTGGCCCAGCAGATGCGCGTCGGCTACCCGAACGTGTTCGTGGTGCTGATCGGCTTCTACGGGCTGTTCTTCCTTACCAACAAACTGCGTGATTCGGCCTGGGGCCTGGTCTCCACCTTCGCCCTTACCGGCTTCATGGGCTTCATCCTCGGCCCTATCCTCAACCGTTACCTGGGCATGGCCGGTGGCGCCGAGGTGGTCAGCTCGGCGTTTGCCATGACTGCGCTGGTGTTCGGTGGTCTGTCGGCCTATGTGCTGATCACCCGCAAGGACATGAGCTTCCTCAGCGGCTTCATCACTGCAGGCTTCTTTGTCCTGCTGGGTGCTGTCGTGGCCAGCTTCTTCTTCCAGATCAGCGGCCTGCAACTGGCGATCAGCGCTGGCTTCGTGCTGTTCTCGTCGGTCTGCATCCTGTTCCAGACCAGCGCGATCATTCATGGTGGCGAGCGTAACTACATCATGGCGACCATCAGCCTGTATGTGTCGATCTACAACCTGTTTGTCAGCCTGCTGCAACTGTTTGGCATCATGGGTCGTGATGACTGA
- a CDS encoding uracil-xanthine permease family protein, protein MSSHEHSPGAAAPANELVLGLEDKPRLLIGLLAALQHLLAIIVPIVTPGLLICQALGVSARDTNLIVSMSLVISGIATFVQCKRFGPFGAGLLIVQGTSFNFVGPLIAGGALMVKQGTPVEGVMAAIFGVVIAGSFVEMGVSRILPFVKRLITPLVTGIVVLMIGLTLIKVGLISMGGGFGAMANGTFANGENLLLSGVVLAIIVILNRIPVVWMRSCAIVIALAVGYALAGYLGRLDFTGMHEAALFQVPTPLHFGLGFSWALFIPMLVIYLVTSLEAIGDVTATSKVSRQPVEGPVWMQRIKGGVLVNGANSLLAGLFNTFPSSIFAQNNGVIQLTGIASRHIGMWIALMLVLLGLFPSVAGVIQAVPEPVLGGAAMVMFGAVAASGINILASTRLDRRALLIIAVSLALGLGVAQVPEFLAHMPAAIRNVLESGVATGGICALVLNWFLPESKEQA, encoded by the coding sequence ATGAGCTCACACGAACACAGCCCAGGCGCGGCGGCGCCTGCCAATGAACTGGTGCTGGGTCTGGAGGACAAGCCACGGCTATTGATCGGCCTGCTGGCTGCCCTGCAGCACCTGCTGGCGATCATCGTACCGATCGTCACCCCTGGCCTGCTGATTTGCCAGGCGCTGGGTGTTTCCGCACGTGATACCAACCTGATCGTTTCCATGTCGCTGGTCATCTCGGGTATCGCCACCTTCGTGCAGTGCAAACGCTTCGGGCCGTTCGGTGCCGGGCTGCTGATCGTTCAGGGCACCAGCTTCAACTTCGTCGGCCCGCTGATTGCCGGCGGGGCGCTGATGGTCAAACAGGGTACGCCGGTTGAAGGCGTGATGGCGGCCATCTTTGGTGTGGTAATCGCCGGCTCGTTCGTAGAGATGGGCGTGTCGCGCATCCTGCCCTTCGTCAAACGCCTGATTACCCCGCTGGTAACCGGCATCGTGGTGCTGATGATCGGCCTGACCCTGATCAAGGTCGGCCTGATCAGCATGGGTGGTGGCTTCGGCGCCATGGCTAATGGCACCTTCGCCAATGGCGAAAACCTGCTGCTGTCGGGCGTGGTGCTGGCGATCATCGTCATCCTCAACCGCATCCCGGTGGTGTGGATGCGCAGCTGCGCCATCGTTATCGCCCTGGCAGTCGGCTATGCGCTGGCCGGCTATCTGGGCCGCCTGGACTTCACCGGCATGCACGAAGCCGCGCTGTTCCAGGTGCCAACGCCGCTGCACTTCGGCCTGGGCTTCTCCTGGGCGCTGTTCATTCCGATGCTGGTCATCTACCTGGTGACTTCGCTGGAAGCCATCGGTGACGTTACCGCAACCAGCAAGGTGTCGCGCCAGCCGGTCGAAGGGCCGGTCTGGATGCAACGCATCAAGGGCGGTGTGCTGGTCAACGGAGCCAACTCGCTGCTGGCCGGCTTGTTCAACACCTTCCCGAGCTCGATCTTTGCGCAGAACAACGGCGTTATTCAGCTGACCGGGATCGCCAGCCGCCATATCGGCATGTGGATTGCCCTGATGCTGGTGCTGCTGGGCCTGTTCCCGAGCGTTGCCGGGGTGATCCAGGCAGTGCCGGAACCCGTGCTGGGTGGTGCGGCCATGGTCATGTTCGGGGCGGTTGCGGCGTCAGGGATCAATATACTGGCCAGCACGCGGCTGGACCGTCGCGCCCTGCTGATTATCGCTGTGTCCCTGGCCTTGGGCCTGGGTGTGGCGCAGGTGCCGGAGTTCCTGGCGCACATGCCGGCTGCGATTCGCAATGTGCTGGAGTCGGGCGTGGCTACCGGAGGTATCTGTGCCCTGGTGTTGAACTGGTTCTTGCCGGAGAGCAAGGAACAGGCTTGA
- the tusD gene encoding sulfurtransferase complex subunit TusD — protein sequence MKFAIAVFSPAHAPSSRRALRYAEAVLAGGHEIARLFFYQDGVHSASANVVAPQDELDVAGQWLTFIETNQLDAVVCIAAALRRGVLDEAEANRYQRPAVNLPKPWELSGLGQLHEAAQVADRLVCFGGD from the coding sequence ATGAAATTCGCTATCGCGGTGTTCTCCCCGGCCCATGCGCCCTCCTCGCGGCGCGCCTTGCGCTACGCCGAGGCGGTGCTGGCTGGCGGGCATGAGATTGCCCGGCTGTTCTTCTATCAGGACGGGGTACACAGTGCCTCGGCCAACGTGGTCGCCCCCCAGGATGAGCTGGATGTGGCCGGCCAATGGCTTACTTTTATCGAGACCAACCAGCTGGACGCAGTGGTGTGCATCGCCGCCGCCCTGCGCCGTGGCGTGCTCGACGAGGCCGAAGCCAATCGCTACCAGCGCCCGGCCGTGAACCTGCCCAAACCTTGGGAGTTGTCGGGGCTTGGCCAACTGCATGAGGCGGCGCAGGTTGCCGATCGCCTTGTCTGCTTTGGAGGCGACTGA
- the tusC gene encoding sulfurtransferase complex subunit TusC encodes MAKSLLIISRQAPWNGPSAREALDIALAGGAFDLPLGMLFLDDGVFQLAADQQPTAVQQKNLAANLQALPMFGVEDLFACSHSLALRGMAAGTLALPVQVLDDAALAALIARFDQVVTL; translated from the coding sequence ATGGCCAAATCCTTGTTGATCATCAGCCGTCAGGCACCCTGGAACGGCCCCTCGGCCCGCGAGGCACTGGACATCGCCCTGGCCGGCGGCGCGTTCGATTTGCCGCTGGGCATGCTGTTCCTCGATGACGGCGTGTTCCAGCTCGCTGCGGACCAGCAGCCCACCGCCGTGCAACAGAAGAACCTGGCCGCCAACCTGCAAGCGCTGCCAATGTTCGGCGTCGAGGACCTGTTCGCCTGCAGCCACAGCCTCGCACTGCGCGGCATGGCAGCCGGCACCCTGGCGCTGCCGGTGCAAGTGCTGGACGACGCGGCCCTGGCCGCACTGATCGCCCGTTTCGACCAGGTGGTAACGCTTTGA
- the tusB gene encoding sulfurtransferase complex subunit TusB: protein MTTLHVIAHSPFGDERLASCLRLLGTDDALLLCGDAVYALRSGSEPHRQLQAAGLAQRLFALEEDVQARAVGNELAKAVDYAGFVELSLHYHKVNSWL from the coding sequence ATGACGACCCTGCATGTAATTGCCCACTCCCCGTTTGGCGACGAGCGCCTGGCCAGCTGCCTGCGCCTGCTCGGTACCGACGACGCCCTGCTGCTGTGCGGCGATGCGGTGTATGCCCTGCGCAGCGGCAGCGAGCCACACCGCCAGTTGCAAGCCGCCGGCCTGGCCCAGCGCCTGTTTGCCCTGGAAGAAGACGTGCAGGCCCGCGCGGTCGGCAACGAACTGGCCAAGGCCGTGGACTATGCCGGGTTCGTCGAGCTGTCGCTGCATTACCACAAGGTCAACAGTTGGCTATGA
- a CDS encoding TusE/DsrC/DsvC family sulfur relay protein, protein MNTLNVGDQAIALDKDGFLVDLQDWSHAAAEALAAREGIALTADHWEILELLRQFYQEYQLSPATRPLIKYTALKLGPDKGNSPHLNRLFNGTPAKLAAKLAGLPKPTNCI, encoded by the coding sequence ATGAATACCCTCAACGTTGGCGATCAGGCGATTGCCCTGGACAAGGACGGCTTCCTGGTCGACCTGCAAGACTGGTCGCATGCCGCTGCCGAGGCCTTGGCCGCACGCGAGGGTATCGCGCTGACGGCGGACCACTGGGAAATCCTCGAACTGCTGCGCCAGTTCTACCAGGAATACCAGCTGTCCCCGGCCACGCGCCCGCTGATCAAGTACACGGCCCTCAAACTGGGCCCGGACAAGGGCAACAGCCCGCACCTGAACCGCCTGTTCAACGGCACTCCCGCCAAACTGGCCGCCAAACTGGCGGGCCTGCCCAAGCCGACCAACTGCATATGA
- a CDS encoding glycosyl transferase family protein, whose product MTEPRPLTLVTPAEHPFAEFVRILGKGKRGARGLTREEARVAMTLLLEGKVEDAQLGAFLMLLRHKEESAEELAGFTEALRTHLQAPSIAVDLDWPTYAGKKRHLPWYLLAAKCLANNGVRILMHGGGAHTAGRLYTEQLLSLLEIPLCRDWAAVSHGLDQQRLAFFPLQDWAPQLQRMIDLRNTLGLRSPIHSLARVLNPLAARCGLQSIFHPGYQAVHREASRLLGDHAVVIKGDGGEIEVNPDVISHLYGTTAGEAWDEEWPALSERRHVKPPSLQPEQLLAVWRGEAEDSYGEMAVVATMALALRGLGSDREQAFATARGYWSARN is encoded by the coding sequence ATGACAGAACCTCGCCCGCTTACCCTGGTAACCCCCGCCGAACACCCGTTTGCCGAATTCGTGCGCATTCTTGGCAAAGGCAAGCGCGGCGCGCGCGGCCTGACCCGGGAAGAAGCCCGTGTGGCCATGACCCTGCTGCTGGAAGGCAAGGTCGAAGATGCCCAGCTCGGCGCCTTCCTGATGCTGCTGCGGCACAAGGAAGAAAGCGCCGAAGAGCTGGCCGGGTTCACCGAGGCCCTGCGCACGCATTTGCAGGCGCCGAGCATCGCCGTGGACCTGGACTGGCCCACTTACGCCGGCAAGAAGCGCCACCTGCCCTGGTACCTGCTGGCGGCCAAGTGCCTGGCCAACAATGGCGTGCGCATCCTGATGCACGGTGGCGGTGCACACACTGCCGGGCGCCTGTACACCGAGCAGCTTCTGTCCTTGCTGGAAATTCCGCTGTGCCGTGACTGGGCTGCCGTCAGCCACGGCCTGGACCAGCAGCGCCTGGCCTTCTTCCCGCTGCAGGACTGGGCGCCGCAGTTGCAGCGCATGATCGACCTGCGCAACACCCTGGGCCTGCGTTCGCCCATCCATTCGCTGGCCCGGGTGCTCAACCCGCTGGCTGCGCGTTGTGGCCTGCAGAGCATCTTCCACCCCGGTTACCAGGCAGTGCACCGCGAAGCCAGCCGGCTGCTGGGCGACCATGCCGTGGTGATCAAGGGCGATGGCGGCGAGATCGAGGTCAACCCCGATGTCATCAGCCACTTGTACGGCACCACTGCCGGCGAAGCCTGGGATGAGGAATGGCCAGCACTGAGCGAACGCCGCCACGTGAAGCCGCCAAGCTTGCAGCCCGAGCAATTGCTGGCGGTCTGGCGCGGCGAGGCCGAGGACAGCTACGGTGAAATGGCCGTGGTCGCGACCATGGCCTTGGCCTTGCGCGGCTTGGGCAGCGACCGTGAGCAGGCGTTCGCTACAGCGCGTGGTTACTGGAGTGCACGGAACTAA
- a CDS encoding glutathione S-transferase family protein — MGLLIDGRWHDQWYENGKDGTFKRENAQRRNQLPAPEAGRYHLYVSLACPWAHRTLIFRALKGLEPLIDVSVVSWLMQDHGWTFDRQQGSSGDHLDALQYLHQRYTQDDPHYTGRVTVPVLWDKKEKRIVNNESAEIIRIFNSAFNELTGNTLDLYPEPLRPAIEALNGRIYPAVNNGVYRAGFATTQEAYEAAFDDVFNELAYLEDLLSRNRYLAGEYLTEADVRLFTTLVRFDAVYHGHFKCNLRRLSDYHNLSNWLRELYQWPGVAGTVDMEHIQKHYYMSHKTINPNGIVPKGPLQDFNLPHDRERLAGKGIWQA; from the coding sequence ATGGGCCTTTTGATCGACGGCCGCTGGCATGACCAGTGGTATGAAAACGGCAAGGACGGCACCTTCAAGCGCGAAAATGCCCAACGCCGCAATCAGCTGCCCGCTCCCGAAGCCGGCCGTTACCACCTGTACGTCTCGCTGGCCTGCCCATGGGCACACCGCACCCTGATCTTCCGCGCGCTCAAGGGCCTGGAGCCATTGATCGACGTGTCGGTGGTCAGCTGGCTGATGCAGGACCATGGCTGGACGTTCGACCGGCAGCAAGGCTCCAGCGGCGACCACCTCGACGCACTGCAGTACCTGCACCAGCGCTACACCCAGGATGACCCGCACTACACTGGCCGCGTGACGGTACCAGTGCTGTGGGACAAAAAGGAAAAGCGCATCGTCAACAACGAGTCAGCGGAGATCATCCGCATCTTTAACAGTGCGTTCAACGAGCTGACCGGCAATACGCTGGACCTGTACCCCGAGCCGCTGCGCCCGGCCATCGAGGCACTAAACGGACGCATTTACCCAGCGGTGAACAACGGCGTGTACCGCGCGGGCTTTGCCACCACGCAGGAAGCCTACGAGGCGGCGTTCGACGATGTGTTCAACGAACTGGCTTATCTGGAAGACCTGCTCAGCCGCAACCGCTACCTGGCCGGCGAGTACCTGACCGAGGCCGATGTGCGCCTGTTCACCACCCTGGTGCGCTTCGACGCGGTGTACCACGGGCACTTCAAGTGCAACCTGCGGCGCCTGAGCGATTATCACAACCTGTCGAACTGGCTGCGCGAGCTGTATCAGTGGCCGGGGGTGGCGGGCACAGTGGACATGGAGCATATCCAGAAGCACTACTACATGAGCCACAAGACCATCAACCCGAACGGGATCGTGCCCAAGGGGCCGCTGCAGGACTTCAACCTGCCGCATGATCGGGAGCGGTTGGCGGGCAAGGGGATCTGGCAGGCTTGA
- the cysG gene encoding siroheme synthase CysG: MDYLPLFHKLQGGRVLVVGGGEIALRKARLLADAGAALRVVAPDVDGQLAALAREGGGEVLVRGYQAADLVGCRLVIAATDDPGLNAEVSADAQALSLPVNVVDAPALCTVIFPAIVDRSPLVVAVSSGGDAPVLARLIRAKLEAWIPSAYGELAGLAARFREKVKALYPDVNQRRGFWETVFQGPIAERQLAGQGAEAERLLQAMVDGAPMQQGGEVYLVGAGPGDPDLLTFRALRLMQQADVVLYDRLVAPAIIEMCRRDAERIYVGKRRADHAVPQDQINRLLVDLARQGKRVLRLKGGDPFIFGRGGEEIEELAEQGIPFQVVPGITAASGCSAYGGIPLTHRDYAQSVRFVTGHLKDGTSNLPWHDLVAPAQTLVFYMGLVGLPTICAELIRHGRAASTPAALVQQGTTRNQRVFTGTLADLPELVAQHEVHAPTLVIVGEVVQLRDKLAWFEGSQNS; encoded by the coding sequence ATGGATTACCTGCCGCTGTTCCACAAGCTGCAGGGCGGCCGCGTGCTGGTCGTCGGCGGCGGTGAGATCGCCTTGCGCAAGGCGCGCCTGCTGGCCGATGCCGGCGCCGCGCTGCGCGTGGTGGCCCCGGATGTCGACGGCCAGTTGGCCGCACTGGCCCGGGAAGGTGGCGGCGAGGTGCTGGTGCGCGGCTATCAGGCAGCCGACCTGGTCGGTTGCCGGCTGGTGATCGCGGCCACCGACGACCCAGGGCTCAACGCCGAGGTGTCGGCGGATGCGCAGGCGCTGAGCCTGCCGGTCAATGTGGTGGATGCGCCGGCCCTGTGCACGGTGATCTTCCCGGCGATCGTCGACCGTTCACCGTTGGTGGTGGCGGTGTCCAGTGGCGGCGATGCCCCGGTGCTGGCGCGTTTGATTCGCGCCAAGCTGGAAGCCTGGATCCCGTCCGCCTACGGCGAACTGGCCGGCCTGGCCGCGCGCTTCCGCGAAAAGGTCAAGGCCTTGTACCCGGACGTCAACCAGCGCCGTGGCTTCTGGGAAACCGTGTTCCAGGGGCCGATTGCCGAGCGCCAGCTGGCCGGGCAGGGCGCCGAGGCCGAGCGCCTGTTGCAGGCGATGGTTGACGGTGCACCAATGCAGCAGGGCGGTGAGGTGTACCTGGTGGGTGCTGGCCCGGGCGATCCGGACTTGTTGACCTTCCGTGCCTTGCGCCTGATGCAGCAGGCCGACGTGGTGCTGTACGACCGCTTGGTGGCTCCGGCGATCATCGAGATGTGCCGGCGCGATGCCGAGCGAATCTACGTGGGCAAGCGTCGTGCCGACCATGCAGTGCCTCAGGATCAGATCAACCGCCTGCTGGTCGATCTGGCCCGGCAGGGCAAGCGTGTACTGCGCCTGAAAGGCGGCGACCCATTCATCTTTGGCCGGGGTGGCGAAGAGATCGAAGAGCTGGCCGAACAGGGCATCCCGTTTCAGGTGGTGCCGGGCATTACCGCGGCCAGCGGGTGTTCCGCCTATGGCGGGATTCCGCTGACTCACCGCGACTATGCCCAGTCGGTGCGTTTCGTGACCGGGCACTTGAAGGACGGCACCAGCAACCTGCCTTGGCATGACCTGGTGGCGCCGGCGCAGACCTTGGTGTTCTACATGGGCTTGGTGGGTTTGCCGACCATCTGTGCCGAGCTGATTCGCCATGGCCGTGCGGCCAGTACCCCGGCGGCGCTGGTGCAGCAGGGGACTACGCGTAATCAGAGGGTGTTCACTGGCACCTTGGCCGACTTGCCGGAGCTGGTGGCCCAGCATGAAGTGCATGCACCGACCTTGGTGATTGTCGGGGAAGTGGTGCAGTTGCGTGACAAGCTGGCCTGGTTCGAAGGCTCGCAGAACAGCTGA